A genomic region of Bernardetia sp. ABR2-2B contains the following coding sequences:
- a CDS encoding helix-turn-helix transcriptional regulator: MRNKLFQEILDEATPDVEIYVRLYGNIVARVHTLLKQKGMTPKGLADQMGKRPSEIHKWLNGEHNFTLRSIAKLEAELGETILEVPKEKEEVVVIKSIVPNQPNTTFSNQERKEATKTISFGERTLEQVNLEQTRKLQYYGY; this comes from the coding sequence ATGAGAAATAAATTATTCCAAGAAATACTAGATGAAGCTACTCCAGACGTAGAAATTTACGTGCGTCTGTATGGTAACATCGTTGCAAGAGTACATACTCTTCTCAAACAAAAAGGTATGACACCAAAAGGACTTGCCGACCAAATGGGTAAACGTCCTTCTGAAATTCATAAATGGCTCAATGGAGAGCATAATTTTACGTTGCGTTCTATTGCCAAATTAGAAGCCGAATTAGGCGAAACTATTTTAGAAGTGCCAAAAGAGAAGGAGGAAGTAGTAGTAATAAAATCTATTGTACCAAACCAACCTAATACTACATTTTCAAACCAAGAGAGGAAAGAAGCTACCAAAACTATATCTTTTGGAGAAAGAACTTTGGAACAAGTAAATTTGGAACAAACAAGAAAATTACAATATTATGGATACTAA